A stretch of the Corylus avellana chromosome ca6, CavTom2PMs-1.0 genome encodes the following:
- the LOC132184060 gene encoding peroxiredoxin-2E-1, chloroplastic-like, translating to MAASVNNIAATFASAQITSSSSSSSSSSQSPSLNQTSFPLTVSHKSIFTEWNPHTTLPKSRRSSLLNLYGPPGPPPLRSIPTVHPRRHITRQHKPISIPLGEKLPNATLSYLNRNGAVQTVTLSSVCKGKRVVLVGVPAAFSPTCARFVKRVESAKSMCSDLIACVAVNDVFVMRAWGENLAVGENVMMLSDGCGELSRALGVSLDMSGRACLGFGVRSRTYCLSSLNGVITNVNFDDEEEDFISAK from the coding sequence ATGGCTGCCTCTGTTAATAATATTGCAGCTACATTTGCCTCCGCCCAAATCACATCATCGTCTTCTTCGTCTTCGTCTTCATCGCAGTCGCCGTCGTTGAACCAAACAAGTTTTCCTCTAACGGTCTCACATAAATCCATCTTTACTGAATGGAACCCCCACACCACCCTCCCCAAGTCCCGGAGGTCCTCCCTCCTCAACCTCTATGGCCCGCCAGGCCCGCCGCCGCTCCGATCAATCCCCACCGTGCATCCCCGCCGTCACATCACCAGACAGCACAAGCCGATCTCGATCCCCTTGGGCGAGAAATTGCCGAACGCAACCCTTTCTTATCTCAACCGAAACGGCGCCGTCCAGACCGTCACTCTGTCAAGCGTATGCAAGGGAAAGAGAGTGGTATTGGTTGGCGTTCCGGCCGCGTTTTCTCCCACTTGTGCTCGTTTCGTCAAACGGGTGGAATCGGCGAAATCGATGTGTTCGGATTTGATAGCGTGCGTGGCCGTCAATGACGTGTTTGTGATGAGGGCGTGGGGCGAGAATCTGGCCGTTGGTGAGAATGTGATGATGTTATCGGACGGCTGTGGGGAGTTGTCCAGGGCGCTAGGTGTGTCTCTGGATATGAGTGGCCGGGCTTGTTTGGGGTTTGGTGTGCGGTCCAGGACGTATTGCTTGTCTTCTTTGAACGGCGTGATTACGAACGTCAACTTTGAcgacgaagaagaagatttcATTTCTGCCAAATGA